From Tachyglossus aculeatus isolate mTacAcu1 unplaced genomic scaffold, mTacAcu1.pri scaffold_67_arrow_ctg2, whole genome shotgun sequence, a single genomic window includes:
- the LOC119923921 gene encoding olfactory receptor 2T12-like: MRKSWLRRKYMRVWRLGSSPMRRITVALPSRANRNASMMMKVHFCCHPATHPPSNVMLLGLNTNELPVTEWSSSPMASQLLHSINIFISLANHSLEVQTSMFSHSPTVCSPLVFSVTSTPLNRDQLQEGPLYKAKPFQNAIYLRTFIQGNQLGPHSFSVSYDRFVAICCPLRYPVLMSPRLCLLLVVVSWLLGATDGLVQAGVTMSYRFCRSREVNHFFCEAPALVRLACDDTTVFESVMYVCCIVMLLIPFSVLMGSYGLILGTILRMRSIEAKKKTFTTCSSHLSVVGLFYGTTIYIYMRPSSYDSTDYDKVVSAFYTILTPVLNALIYSLKNREVLRALKRGLIDCRFRN, translated from the exons ATGAGGAAGAGCTGGCTGAGGaggaagtacatgagggtgtggcgTCTGGGGTCCAGCCCGATGAGAAGGATCACAGTGGCATTGCCAAGTAGAGCCAACAGGAACGCCAgcatgatgatg AAGGTCCACTTCTGCTGccaccccgccacccacccaccttCCAACGTTATGCTTCTTGGCCTCAACACCAATGAGCTTCCTGTTACTGAATGGTCCTCTTCTCCCATGGCATCTCAGCTCCTGCACT CTATTAACATTTTCATCTCTTTAGCAAACCACAGCCTTGAAGTACAAACCTCTATGTTCTCCCATTCCCCTActg TTTGCTCTCCCCTGGTGTTTTCCGTCACCTCCACACCTCTCAATCGGGATCAACTTCAAGAAGGTCCTCTTTATAAAGCAAAGCCATTTCAAAACGCCATCTACCTGAGAACATTTATCCAAGGTAAccaactggg gccacacagcttctcagtctCCTACGATCGGTTTGTGGCCATTTGCTGCCCTTTACGCTATCCCGTTCTCATGAGCCCCAGGCTTTGTCTCCTCCTGGTGGTGGTCTCCTGGTTGCTCGGAGCGACAGATGGCTTGGTGCAGGCGGGGGTCACCATGAGCTATCGCTTCTGCCGTTCCCGAGAAGTCAACCATTTTTTCTGTGAAGCCCCTGCTCTGGTGCGCTTGGCCTGCGATGACACTACGGTCTTTGAGTCTGTCATGTACGTCTGCTGCATCGTGATGCTGCTGATCCCTTTCTCTGTCCTCATGGGCTCTTACGGCCTCATTCTGGGGACGATACTCCGTATGAGGTCGATAGAAGCCAAGAAGAAGACCTTCACCACCTGCTCCTCTCATCTCAGCGTTGTCGGCCTCTTCTACGGGACCACCATCTATATCTACATGAGGCCCAGTTCTTATGACTCAACTGACTATGACAAGGTGGTTTCAGCTTTCTACACTATTCTCACCCCTGTGCTGaacgccctcatctacagcctgaagaacagggaGGTACTGCGGGCCTTAAAGAGGGGCCTCATTGATTGCAGGTTCAGAAATTAA